In one Mus caroli chromosome 14, CAROLI_EIJ_v1.1, whole genome shotgun sequence genomic region, the following are encoded:
- the Gjb6 gene encoding gap junction beta-6 protein: MDWGTLHTVIGGVNKHSTSIGKVWITVIFIFRVMILVVAAQEVWGDEQEDFICNTLQPGCKNVCYDHFFPVSHIRLWALQLIFVSTPALLVAMHVAYYRHETARKFIRGEKRNEFKDLEDIKRQKVRIEGSLWWTYTSSIFFRIIFEAAFMYVFYFLYNGYHLPWVLKCGIDPCPNLVDCFISRPTEKTVFTVFMISASVICMLLNVAELCYLLLKLCFRRSKRTQAQRNHPNHALKESKQNEMNELISDSGQNAITSFPS, translated from the coding sequence ATGGACTGGGGGACCCTGCACACTGTCATCGGTGGCGTgaacaagcactctaccagcatAGGGAAGGTGTGGATCACGGTCATCTTTATTTTCCGAGTCATGATCCTAGTGGTGGCTGCCCAGGAAGTGTGGGGTGATGAGCAGGAGGACTTTATCTGCAACACTCTGCAGCCAGGGTGCAAGAACGTCTGCTATGACCATTTCTTCCCGGTGTCTCACATCCGGCTCTGGGCCCTGCAGCTGATTTTTGTGTCTACCCCAGCCCTGTTGGTGGCCATGCATGTGGCCTACTACAGACATGAAACTGCCCGAAAGTTTATACGTGGGGAGAAGAGAAACGAATTTaaggacctggaggacatcaaaCGGCAGAAGGTGCGCATTGAGGGCTCCCTGTGGTGGACGTACACCAGCAGCATTTTCTTCCGCATCATCTTCGAAGCCGCCTTCATGTATGTGTTCTACTTCCTCTACAATGGGTACCACCTGCCCTGGGTACTGAAATGTGGCATTGACCCCTGCCCCAATCTCGTGGACTGCTTCATTTCGAGGCCAACCGAGAAAACGGTGTTCACTGTTTTTATGATTTCCGCATCCGTGATTTGCATGCTGCTCAATGTGGCCGAGTTGTGTTACCTGCTGCTCAAATTGTGCTTTAGGAGATCCAAAAGAACACAGGCGCAGAGAAACCACCCCAACCATGCCCTGAAAGAGAGCAAGCAGAATGAAATGAACGAGCTGATCTCAGATAGCGGCCAGAATGCGATCACAAGTTTCCCAAGTTAA